The sequence AACAGAAGAAAATactattattttatataaaataaatttaaaaatgtTAACACTGAAGACTGAACCATGACACACTGAACCATGACATTTGCAAGTATCCACTCGACACACACCAAAGAATCCCTTACAGTAATTCCCAAACTCACAGTCACGCCAAACAGGACTCTAAACAAGGTTATTTTCATTCAGACATTTTGTCGAACACTTGGTGTGCATGGTTTTATTTGCTTGTTTTGCGTTCCTAATCGTGTTGTTTTTGTGACAGTGGAACTCAGTGATACTACTTTTATGGGGTATGATTTAAATATTCTGTTAACATGTATCTACTACATGATACATGTAGTATTTTATAAacataattataaatttaaatcgAATATTTTTTTTTGTCATACAAATcgaatatttttaataaatacaTTCTATGATAAGATTTGAACATCAATTTCGCTCATTTTTCATGTGAATACAAATTATATCGATTTAAAACGAGTCCAGATTCGAACCCGCATTCGAGCCCGATTACTCGAACTCGCTGAAGATCGAATCGATTGTTGAAGATACGAGAACCTAGGAGTGTTTGTTTTTGGAATTTGAGTAACGAAATTGAAGCCCGAATCATCCTATACCTGTTCGTTTCATCAGTTTCATAAAAAACAAATTGAAATTTTGATTTATGAAAGGTCGAAGAAAAGggtttctgtaaaaattttatttgattttccaGATTATATGCTAATTGTTTGATGATTATGATGGTATGAATAGATTCGTAGGACTTTAAGTTTCAATTTGACATAAATGATGTTGTTAGTCGAATGTTCGGTTTTTTGGCTGGAGTAACCGCCGGTTTCGATTTATTATCGCCGATTTTAAGTTTTGTTTGGCCGGTTGTTTTGAAATCGACAAGTACTGCCGACTTTTTACCGGAATCTAGAGTTTTTCCAGATTCCGGCAGAAATTCCGGTAGGGTTCCGGCCATGTGCTTGACCAAAAGGGGCTTTGATCCTGTGAACCCCTCACCCAATTGTAAAAACCTGTTTCtgatttaatattaaataaaacAAATTAACTTGAAACTAAGCAGAAAACAAAGCAACCTGGCTACAAATATCACTGATGCATTCCCACTAAAGATGAAGCAAGTAAAGAATGCAATATACACACTAACTTGCAGCAAAGAAGAAATATCACTACTGCTGCTATTTTTCAATCACTAATTATCTTGCAGTATGTAAAATATGTTTAAGCAAGCAAAACATTAAAGTATATCTATCTCATTGACACGATCATCGTCATCTTCATCACTGTCAGAAGCATCATCTATCCTCGAGTAAAACGTATCCTCCTgcaaattttaaaacaaaagtcTGAAAACATACCAACTCAAGCTTCAGCTTCTTAATCTTTCCTTGTAACTCAGTAATATGATGCTTTAGTGCCTGGAAATGTTTTAATATAGATCAGAAATAGACTAACAGTCTAGAACATAATCAATTGAGATGCCATACAGAATGCACGTAAAATGTACACTTTCTATTACTTGCTCCAATTTGggaaattttatatatttttaagaggAAGAACCTTCCTGTTGGACATTTCCTCACGTCTCTGAAGTTCAATTGATCGAGCTAAAGCCTGCCTTCTGGTAAGGAGATTTTTGGGTCTCATGGCAGATACTAGTACTCCACCACTTTCTGCCTCGAGAGCAATGGCAATATGCTTGACTTGAGCAAATCTTTTCCCGTCAACTATTACCTTTACCAGCTCACGATACTTCCAATGCAAGTGCATATTGTCAATGGTTCCGTCAAAAATTCCTCCCAGTCCTTAAACAACCATATAATACTAATCTCAGCTCTTGTTATAAAATCAGAAGGATACTACATTACTACTAGAGTGGGAGCGATTACCTAGAAGCAAAAAAGGCTTCATACCCAGGCCAATCTTATGAAATAGAAATCTCTCCTTGTCACTTAAGGTTGCCAGATCATTAGGGAGTGAAGATGGTTCCAGATAATCCTGCACCTTTTGTAAAGCCTTCTCGGCCTTCTTTACTTTCCTGTTTGCCTGAAGTTTTGAGCATGTGAAACAAAACTTCAGATATGGTATGATGTTTCAAAGTGATTTGCAGGTCATGAAAGGAACACTTGTACTAGTGTATCTAATACTTACCAGAGAAAGCTTCTTCTCAAGATACCTGACCAGAGAAGCATGTCTGGCCAAAGCTGAGTCTTACA is a genomic window of Apium graveolens cultivar Ventura unplaced genomic scaffold, ASM990537v1 ctg4473, whole genome shotgun sequence containing:
- the LOC141701960 gene encoding CRM-domain containing factor CFM3, chloroplastic/mitochondrial-like isoform X1; this translates as MKPFLLLGLGGIFDGTIDNMHLHWKYRELVKVIVDGKRFAQVKHIAIALEAESGGVLVSAMRPKNLLTRRQALARSIELQRREEMSNRKALKHHITELQGKIKKLKLELVCFQTFVLKFAGGYVLLEDR
- the LOC141701960 gene encoding CRM-domain containing factor CFM3, chloroplastic/mitochondrial-like isoform X2 yields the protein MKPFLLLGLGGIFDGTIDNMHLHWKYRELVKVIVDGKRFAQVKHIAIALEAESGGVLVSAMRPKNLLTRRQALARSIELQRREEMSNRKEDTFYSRIDDASDSDEDDDDRVNEIDIL